In Quercus robur chromosome 11, dhQueRobu3.1, whole genome shotgun sequence, the following proteins share a genomic window:
- the LOC126704864 gene encoding 2-oxoglutarate-dependent dioxygenase 19-like produces the protein MANKFIYWPCCNCCSELSLEYCERTRGLARELLKAISESLGLEPFYIEKVMNLDKGLQILYANFYPPCPQPELAMGLPPHSDHGLLSLVTHNGIGGFQLQHNGMWVNVNAIHNSFLVNIADQLEILSNGKYKSILHRAVVNKKVTRISLVMTNGPPLNKIVNPAPELVNNGIDQPAYHGITYKEYLQCRQSNSLDGKGNLGRIRI, from the exons ATGGCTAACAAGTTTATTTACTGGCCTTGTTGCAATTGCTGCAGTGAGCTTTCATTAGAGTATTGCGAAAGAACACGAGGACTAGCAAGGGAATTACTTAAAGCAATATCAGAGAGTTTAGGGTTGGAACCCTTCTACATTGAGAAGGTCATGAATTTAGATAAAggtttacaaattttatatgcAAACTTTTACCCACCCTGTCCACAACCAGAACTTGCAATGGGCTTGCCACCACATTCGGACCATGGCCTCTTGTCTCTTGTCACACACAATGGAATTGGTGGCTTCCAACTACAACACAATGGGATGTGGGTCAATGTCAATGCCATTCACAACTCCTTTCTAGTCAACATTGCTGATCAACTTGAG attttaagtaATGGGAAATACAAGAGTATTCTACATCGAGCAGTAGTAAACAAAAAAGTCACAAGGATATCACTTGTCATGACCAATGGACCACCACTCAATAAGATTGTCAACCCAGCACCAGAGTTAGTAAACAATGGAATTGATCAACCTGCATACCATGGGATAACGTATAAAGAATACTTGCAATGTCGACAAAGCAACAGTCTTGATGGGAAAGGCAACTTGGGTCGCATACGCATCTAA